From Pseudanabaena sp. PCC 6802, one genomic window encodes:
- a CDS encoding SpvB/TcaC N-terminal domain-containing protein, producing MSNKSGTSGQIISTPQGGGALQGIGEKFSPDLHTGTGNFTVPIALPPGRNGFQPQLSLGYSTGNGNGAFGLGWGLSIPGVSRQTSKGIPRYDDLQDIFILSGAEDLVPIARTSDGITRYRPRTEGLFARIEHHHDANNNFWQVSSKDGLLSFYGTPRPIDANSDWRDPAVIADPSKREKIFAWKLSQTIDPFGNRIEYEYERDAAVEEAHHWDQIYLKRIRYADYSDRGTTKFLISVTFEYEDRLDAFSEYRAGFEIRTRRRCQQIVVRTHTEVEQLVRTYQLIYLDRRSDLGNLGQLLPLNGVSLLSQVRVSGHNGEAQESLPPLEFNYTRFEPEERKFSPVLGKDLPTRSLANPELELADLFGNGLPDILEMNGTVRYWRNLGNGKFDRPREMRDAPAGLQLADPGVQTIDADGDGRIDLLVTTDTTAGYFPLRFGGLWDRKSFQRYEFAPSFNLEDPEVRLVDMNGDGVTDAIRSGSRMECFFNHPQRGWHETRFVDRQALEVFPNVNFSDPRVKLGDMTGDGLQNIVLIHDGKIEYWPNLGYGNWGKQIVMTNSPRFPYGYDPKRILVGDIDGDGLDDIVYVDNRKLTLWINQCGNGWSNPIEIKGTPSVSDIDAVRLVDLFGVGIRGILWSADASGVSRSNLFFLDFTGGVKPYLLSEMDNHMGSLTRVAYIASTQFYLADEERPQTRWKTPLPFPAQVVARVEALDRISQGKLTTEYHYHHGYWDGAEREFRGFGRVEQRDTEVFADFHAVGLHGDRPFEIVQAKQFSPPLETRTWFHQGPVGDEFGEWEELDFSNEYWSGDPQALFRPQTTIDFLKGLPRGKQRDAIRALRGSILRTELYALDGSELQDRPYTVTESLQGVREESPLTSDEGNRQSIFFPFGLAQRTTQWERGNDPMAQLSFMEDYDRYGQLRSQLSVAVPRGRDYRGTSVPTSPYLATYAETTYAQRDDDRHYMVDRVARTTTYEILNDGNPSVFEFWDAVKRGALARNIIGQTLNFYDGAAFQGLPFGQLGDYGALVRSDSLVMTNEILRDLYRSGEVVLNPPEQPLYLKPGAPAWTDEYPAEFRKLATQAGYVFRQGGANVISTTGYFAMVKSCLYDFQPTSANGKGRGLVLQQHDPLGLRTIIAYDRFELLPERVIDPLGLVTQAIYNYRVLQPETVVGPNFNATKFQFTPLGLVSATFVEGKSNVLEGDRQRPSVRMEYDFLAFVERKQPISVRTIRQIHHDTETDIPLPQRDETIETVEYSDGFGRLLQTRAQSEEIRFGNAVFGGGILPANQGDEASTRQAFVGQRNGDRLQPNVAVSGWQIYDNKGRVIEKFEPFYSVGWNYMAPTESQMGQKTEMDYDPRGQVIRTLNPDGSEQRVIYGIPTDLTQPEQFTPTPWEAYTYDANDNAGRTHAAQATSYQPHWNTPASIAIDALGRTIQATARNGSNPATDWYLTRSTYDIRGNLLAVTDALGRVAFRYAYDLANRPWRTDSIDAGVRRTVLDAIGNAIEQRDSKGALVLHTYDEGHRPTRLYARDGLNQPLTLREYSIYGDRPESGLTTQVARQNNLLGKLYRHYDEAGLVTVPTCDFKGNPLSQTRQVISDTSLLSVFNNAEQRNWEISAFRVDWQPPTGTTLDIYVQTLLDATSYVTSMTYDALNRFKTMRYPQDVTGQRQELVPVYNRAGGLAQVKLNGQIYVEQIAYSAKGQRVLVTYGNGVMTRYAYDDRTFRLLRLRSESYTQPGSDSYQPVGAPLQDFAYQYDLVGNILNIQDRTPASGILNNPDAAQTSDSQLAQLLASGNALIRRFDYDPIYRLLAATGRECDRPPEEAPPWADEPRCVDLTRTRAYTERYQYDPMGNMLQLQHQMNGSNRNRNFAMVAGNNRLDTVTIGQTVYRYVYDTNGNLIQENLSRQFEWDYGDRLKAFRTQTPGAEPSVHAQYLYDASGMRVKKLVRKQGGQVTVTVYVGGMFEYHRLVQGSTTHENNTLHVMDDKSRIALVRIGNPFPDDTTPAVKYHLGDHLGSSNVVVGSDGEWVNREEYIPYGETSFGSFGRKRYRYTGKERDEESGLNYHAARYYAPWLVRWVSCDPSGMADGLNIYSYVSNNPRRQVSHCLSEDWQSFP from the coding sequence ATGAGTAATAAATCAGGGACATCCGGTCAAATCATCTCAACTCCCCAAGGTGGTGGTGCTTTACAGGGGATCGGTGAGAAGTTCTCTCCAGATCTACACACGGGCACCGGGAACTTCACGGTTCCGATCGCTCTGCCACCAGGCCGAAATGGCTTTCAACCCCAGTTAAGCCTTGGCTATAGTACTGGCAATGGTAATGGTGCGTTTGGACTTGGTTGGGGCTTGAGCATACCAGGGGTCAGTCGTCAGACTTCCAAGGGCATTCCTCGCTACGATGACTTGCAAGATATCTTTATCCTTTCGGGCGCAGAAGATCTTGTCCCGATCGCTCGCACTTCAGATGGCATTACCCGCTATCGACCCAGAACGGAAGGATTGTTTGCGCGCATTGAGCACCATCACGATGCCAATAATAACTTTTGGCAAGTCTCAAGCAAGGATGGTCTGCTTAGTTTTTATGGTACGCCACGTCCTATTGATGCTAATTCCGATTGGCGAGATCCTGCTGTTATAGCCGATCCGAGCAAACGCGAGAAGATCTTTGCTTGGAAGCTCAGTCAAACTATCGATCCCTTTGGCAATCGCATTGAGTATGAGTACGAACGCGATGCGGCTGTAGAGGAGGCACATCACTGGGATCAAATTTATCTGAAGCGAATTCGCTACGCTGACTATAGCGATCGCGGTACAACAAAGTTTCTGATATCCGTTACGTTTGAATATGAAGACCGACTGGATGCATTTTCGGAATATCGGGCTGGGTTTGAGATCCGCACCCGTAGACGTTGTCAGCAGATAGTTGTGCGTACCCATACAGAGGTCGAACAGCTAGTGCGCACCTATCAACTAATTTATCTAGATCGCCGCAGCGATCTAGGGAATTTGGGGCAATTACTGCCATTGAATGGAGTCTCTCTACTCAGTCAGGTGAGGGTTTCAGGTCATAATGGCGAGGCACAGGAATCTCTGCCACCTCTAGAATTTAATTACACACGGTTTGAGCCGGAAGAACGTAAATTCTCTCCAGTATTAGGAAAGGATTTACCCACTCGTTCCCTTGCCAATCCAGAACTAGAACTGGCCGATCTGTTTGGTAATGGGCTGCCGGACATTCTGGAGATGAACGGCACCGTGCGTTATTGGCGCAATCTCGGCAATGGTAAATTCGATCGCCCTCGCGAGATGCGAGACGCTCCAGCGGGTTTGCAATTAGCAGATCCGGGCGTGCAGACGATCGATGCCGATGGCGATGGGCGCATTGACCTGCTCGTAACTACAGATACCACCGCTGGCTACTTCCCATTACGGTTTGGTGGACTATGGGATCGCAAGTCCTTTCAGCGTTATGAATTCGCCCCTAGTTTCAATCTCGAAGATCCAGAGGTGAGATTAGTAGACATGAATGGTGATGGCGTGACAGATGCGATTCGTTCGGGCAGTCGGATGGAATGCTTCTTCAACCATCCTCAACGGGGCTGGCATGAGACTCGATTTGTCGATCGTCAAGCGTTAGAAGTATTCCCCAACGTTAACTTTTCCGATCCGCGCGTCAAACTGGGGGATATGACTGGTGATGGATTGCAGAACATTGTGTTAATCCATGATGGCAAAATCGAGTACTGGCCGAATCTCGGCTATGGCAACTGGGGCAAGCAAATTGTGATGACAAATAGTCCGCGCTTCCCCTATGGCTACGATCCCAAGCGCATCCTGGTTGGAGATATCGATGGCGATGGTCTGGACGATATTGTTTACGTTGATAACAGAAAGTTAACGCTTTGGATTAACCAATGCGGTAATGGCTGGAGCAACCCGATTGAGATTAAGGGTACGCCTTCTGTATCCGATATCGATGCCGTGCGTCTAGTCGATCTGTTCGGGGTGGGGATTAGAGGCATCCTGTGGAGTGCCGATGCTAGTGGAGTTTCGCGTTCTAATCTATTCTTTTTAGATTTCACGGGAGGAGTTAAGCCCTATTTATTAAGCGAGATGGACAACCACATGGGTTCTCTGACTCGCGTGGCTTATATCGCTTCCACGCAGTTTTATCTAGCGGACGAGGAGCGGCCTCAGACGCGCTGGAAAACCCCGCTTCCTTTCCCGGCACAGGTGGTGGCTAGGGTAGAGGCACTCGATCGGATTTCCCAAGGGAAACTCACGACGGAATATCACTATCATCATGGCTATTGGGATGGGGCAGAGCGGGAATTTCGCGGCTTTGGACGAGTCGAGCAAAGGGATACAGAAGTCTTTGCAGATTTTCATGCCGTTGGATTGCATGGAGATCGCCCCTTTGAAATCGTTCAAGCCAAACAGTTTTCTCCACCCCTAGAAACCCGTACCTGGTTTCATCAAGGCCCAGTAGGAGATGAGTTTGGTGAGTGGGAAGAATTAGATTTCAGCAATGAGTATTGGTCGGGCGACCCGCAGGCGCTGTTTCGTCCCCAAACAACGATCGATTTTCTCAAAGGATTACCTCGAGGCAAACAGCGGGATGCCATCAGAGCATTGCGGGGGAGCATCTTACGCACAGAACTCTATGCCCTGGATGGTTCGGAACTTCAGGATCGCCCCTATACAGTGACTGAATCGCTCCAAGGAGTCAGAGAAGAATCTCCTCTCACCAGTGACGAGGGAAATCGCCAATCGATCTTCTTTCCCTTTGGGTTGGCGCAACGCACTACCCAGTGGGAACGGGGGAACGACCCCATGGCGCAACTGAGCTTCATGGAAGATTACGATCGCTACGGTCAATTGCGATCGCAACTGAGCGTTGCCGTTCCCAGGGGTCGGGATTATCGAGGCACGAGTGTGCCAACATCACCTTACCTGGCGACCTACGCGGAAACAACCTATGCCCAACGGGATGACGATCGGCACTATATGGTCGATCGCGTCGCCAGGACAACCACCTACGAAATTCTCAATGATGGCAATCCCTCCGTGTTTGAGTTCTGGGATGCCGTCAAGCGAGGTGCGCTGGCGCGCAATATCATCGGTCAAACCCTGAACTTTTACGATGGTGCGGCGTTTCAAGGGTTGCCTTTTGGTCAGCTTGGCGATTACGGGGCGCTGGTGCGATCGGACAGTCTGGTGATGACCAACGAAATCTTGCGAGATCTCTATCGCAGTGGCGAGGTAGTTCTGAATCCTCCCGAACAGCCGCTTTATCTCAAGCCGGGCGCACCTGCCTGGACGGATGAGTATCCAGCGGAGTTTCGCAAGCTAGCGACCCAAGCGGGTTATGTCTTTCGTCAGGGTGGTGCCAATGTCATCTCGACTACGGGTTATTTTGCGATGGTGAAATCATGTTTGTACGACTTTCAACCAACTAGTGCTAATGGCAAGGGGCGAGGGCTAGTCTTGCAGCAACACGATCCGCTCGGACTCAGAACCATAATTGCCTACGATCGCTTTGAGTTGCTACCGGAGCGCGTCATCGATCCGCTGGGGCTTGTGACCCAGGCTATATACAACTACAGGGTGCTGCAACCGGAAACAGTGGTCGGTCCGAACTTCAACGCCACCAAGTTCCAGTTCACGCCGTTGGGGTTGGTGAGTGCCACGTTTGTCGAGGGTAAGTCCAACGTTCTGGAAGGCGATCGCCAGCGTCCTAGCGTGCGAATGGAATATGATTTCCTCGCTTTCGTAGAACGCAAGCAACCGATTTCAGTACGGACGATCCGGCAAATTCACCACGACACCGAAACCGACATCCCATTACCACAAAGGGATGAAACTATCGAAACGGTCGAGTATTCTGATGGATTTGGAAGGCTATTACAAACGCGCGCGCAATCGGAAGAAATCCGTTTCGGCAATGCCGTGTTTGGTGGTGGAATTTTACCAGCGAACCAAGGGGATGAAGCGTCTACCCGTCAGGCATTTGTGGGACAGCGTAATGGAGATCGCCTCCAGCCTAATGTCGCGGTCAGCGGTTGGCAAATTTACGATAACAAAGGGCGGGTGATTGAGAAATTTGAACCCTTCTACTCAGTGGGATGGAACTATATGGCTCCCACTGAATCGCAAATGGGACAAAAAACGGAGATGGACTACGATCCTCGCGGACAGGTAATTCGCACGCTGAATCCTGATGGCTCGGAGCAACGGGTGATTTATGGTATCCCTACGGATTTAACCCAGCCGGAACAGTTTACGCCGACTCCCTGGGAAGCCTACACCTACGATGCCAATGATAATGCGGGGCGCACCCATGCTGCACAAGCAACGAGCTATCAGCCGCACTGGAATACGCCTGCCAGCATTGCGATCGATGCCCTCGGGCGCACAATTCAGGCGACGGCTCGCAATGGTAGCAATCCCGCAACGGATTGGTATCTGACGCGATCGACCTATGACATTCGCGGCAATCTGTTGGCAGTAACGGATGCGCTGGGGCGAGTGGCGTTTCGCTATGCTTACGATCTGGCAAATCGCCCCTGGCGCACGGACAGTATTGATGCCGGAGTGCGGCGCACGGTGTTGGATGCGATCGGCAATGCGATCGAACAACGGGATAGTAAAGGGGCATTGGTGCTGCATACCTATGATGAAGGGCATCGCCCGACTCGTCTTTATGCCAGGGATGGGCTGAATCAACCTTTGACGCTAAGGGAGTATTCGATCTATGGCGATCGCCCTGAGTCTGGGTTAACAACTCAGGTAGCGCGGCAGAATAATCTGCTGGGTAAGTTATATCGGCATTACGATGAGGCGGGATTAGTAACGGTTCCTACCTGTGATTTTAAGGGCAATCCACTGAGTCAGACGCGGCAGGTAATTAGTGATACCTCTCTCCTATCTGTATTTAACAATGCAGAGCAACGGAACTGGGAAATCTCGGCATTTCGGGTGGATTGGCAACCGCCTACGGGAACGACATTGGATATCTACGTTCAGACGCTGTTGGATGCCACATCCTATGTGACATCGATGACCTACGACGCGCTGAACCGCTTTAAGACGATGCGCTATCCCCAGGATGTAACGGGGCAGCGGCAGGAACTGGTGCCGGTCTATAACCGGGCAGGAGGGCTGGCTCAGGTGAAGCTGAACGGTCAGATCTATGTGGAGCAGATTGCCTATAGTGCCAAGGGGCAACGGGTACTGGTGACCTATGGGAATGGCGTGATGACGCGCTATGCCTATGACGATCGCACCTTCCGGTTATTGCGGCTGCGATCGGAGAGCTACACTCAGCCAGGATCTGACAGCTATCAGCCTGTGGGAGCGCCATTACAGGATTTCGCTTACCAGTACGATTTGGTCGGCAATATTCTCAATATCCAGGATCGCACTCCTGCCAGTGGGATTCTCAACAATCCCGATGCGGCGCAGACGAGCGATTCGCAACTAGCGCAATTGCTGGCATCTGGGAATGCCTTAATCCGGCGATTTGATTACGACCCAATTTATCGGCTGTTGGCGGCAACGGGAAGGGAGTGCGATCGCCCACCCGAAGAAGCACCACCCTGGGCAGACGAACCGCGTTGTGTGGATTTGACGCGCACCCGCGCCTATACGGAGCGATATCAATACGACCCGATGGGAAATATGTTGCAGTTGCAGCATCAGATGAATGGATCGAATCGCAATCGCAATTTTGCCATGGTAGCTGGCAATAATCGCTTGGATACGGTGACGATCGGGCAAACGGTTTATCGCTATGTTTACGACACCAATGGCAATCTGATTCAGGAAAATCTCTCGCGTCAGTTTGAGTGGGATTATGGCGATCGCCTCAAGGCGTTTCGCACCCAAACGCCGGGAGCAGAACCCTCGGTTCACGCGCAGTATCTCTACGATGCCAGTGGAATGCGGGTGAAGAAATTGGTGCGGAAGCAGGGCGGACAGGTGACGGTGACGGTTTATGTGGGTGGCATGTTTGAGTATCACCGATTAGTGCAGGGGAGTACGACGCATGAGAACAATACGTTGCACGTTATGGACGACAAGTCTCGCATTGCCTTAGTGAGGATTGGCAATCCTTTCCCTGACGATACGACTCCTGCAGTGAAGTACCATTTGGGCGACCATTTGGGGAGTAGCAATGTGGTGGTTGGAAGTGATGGGGAGTGGGTTAACCGGGAGGAGTATATACCCTACGGAGAGACGAGTTTTGGCAGCTTTGGGAGAAAGCGATATCGATATACAGGGAAGGAACGAGATGAGGAGAGTGGGCTGAATTATCATGCAGCAAGATATTACGCACCGTGGTTGGTGAGGTGGGTGAGTTGCGATCCTTCAGGGATGGCGGATGGGCTGAATATATATAGCTATGTGTCCAACAATCCCAGACGACAAGTCTCGCATTGCCTTAGTGAGGATTGGCAATCCTTTCCCTGA
- a CDS encoding RHS repeat domain-containing protein, which translates to MCPTIPDDKSRIALVRIGNPFPDDTTPAVKYHLGDHLGSSNVVVGSDGEWVNREEYIPYGETSFGSFGRKRYRYTGKERDEESGLNYHAARYYAPWLVRWVSCDPSGMADGLNIYSYVSNNPIGLNDPSGTEGDVPQLTTYFRYKFTGKESQDQVKYIAAQKGWFIEGSVEWTGQSWFVHGTVSRLPPGKEGEREIAKLGARAIISEAFKDNDLSGITGSPKQKSGSELDVVTSVASLILDPESLAKKSPSKDSDTSGSPIGSKSGFITGTAAKLLTIALAAFTVAGGAIKKAFQKIGGWFKKGFGKFIKMLPFKKPPLQLPPGANRLSKESEALLSIWGQGEEGAQATLNRLRGGEKITLPKGITKETLKEYEAKLITTRLTAEKLRQSLEVYDRRLEIIDRLLRQ; encoded by the coding sequence ATGTGTCCAACAATCCCAGACGACAAGTCTCGCATTGCCTTAGTGAGGATTGGCAATCCTTTCCCTGACGATACGACTCCTGCAGTGAAGTACCATTTGGGCGACCATTTGGGGAGTAGCAATGTGGTGGTTGGAAGTGATGGGGAGTGGGTTAACCGTGAGGAGTATATACCCTACGGAGAGACGAGTTTTGGCAGCTTTGGGAGAAAGCGATATCGATATACAGGGAAGGAACGAGATGAGGAGAGTGGGCTGAATTATCATGCAGCAAGATATTACGCACCGTGGTTGGTGAGGTGGGTGAGTTGCGATCCTTCAGGGATGGCGGATGGGCTGAATATATATAGCTATGTGTCCAACAATCCCATTGGTTTAAACGATCCATCTGGCACGGAAGGTGATGTACCGCAACTCACTACTTACTTTAGATACAAATTTACAGGGAAGGAATCTCAAGATCAGGTCAAATATATTGCAGCACAGAAAGGATGGTTTATTGAAGGATCTGTTGAATGGACTGGCCAGTCATGGTTTGTACATGGCACTGTAAGCCGTCTTCCGCCTGGGAAAGAAGGAGAAAGAGAAATAGCAAAGTTAGGAGCTCGTGCAATTATATCAGAGGCTTTCAAAGACAACGACTTATCTGGCATCACTGGTAGTCCAAAGCAAAAATCTGGATCGGAGCTGGACGTTGTTACTAGTGTAGCTTCTTTGATTCTCGATCCAGAAAGTCTGGCAAAAAAGAGTCCCAGTAAAGATTCAGATACTTCCGGCTCTCCTATTGGAAGTAAGAGTGGCTTCATTACTGGTACAGCGGCAAAGTTATTAACTATAGCACTAGCAGCCTTCACTGTGGCTGGAGGAGCCATCAAAAAGGCATTTCAGAAAATAGGAGGATGGTTTAAGAAGGGTTTTGGCAAGTTCATTAAAATGCTGCCTTTTAAGAAGCCGCCTCTGCAACTGCCGCCGGGAGCAAATAGGCTGTCAAAAGAGTCGGAAGCGTTACTGTCAATCTGGGGGCAAGGTGAGGAAGGCGCACAAGCGACTTTAAATCGTCTTAGGGGCGGCGAAAAAATCACACTGCCAAAAGGGATCACGAAGGAAACACTGAAAGAATATGAAGCCAAGCTTATAACAACGAGGCTAACTGCCGAGAAGCTCAGACAATCACTGGAAGTGTACGACAGAAGACTAGAGATAATCGATCGTCTTCTGAGACAGTAA